The following proteins are encoded in a genomic region of Maniola jurtina chromosome 17, ilManJurt1.1, whole genome shotgun sequence:
- the LOC123873697 gene encoding histone acetyltransferase KAT6B isoform X3, producing the protein MSEPADVGKEVWKRWILEAIHKIRSQKQRPSVERICHAIRQHHNYHEDVVSERLERAVREGVVLKVYNKGQSTYKDPCGLQSKVLRLAADVDVSRAVAKAVRELGERDGSSLKTIEKHLRQAYQVTVEENVDVRNVLRAAAKRAVARGLLLNHAGNYKATDRPLTATDRIQKQKRLPETSESNSSPAGVPVCAECLGTEARNRLGAAESLLVCSQCKCYAHPTCLNLLEYISLTVLKSVRWCCGECARCVTCGLSGEWASRCSACPRTAHARCRLPPWRCEHCVDKPHTPRLTMGGTPKKRKPKTPARRIDSDDEPSDEGKRLPPGVTEADAELFSQARTASGAEGEAGPAPAPGAAAPAPSRSPSAIEFGQWEIETWYSSPFPQEYARLPKLFLCEFCLKYAKSRAVLMRHLDKCLWRHPPATEIYRCGDISVFEVDGNANKIYCQNLCLLAKLFLDHKTLYYDVEPFLFYVLTKNDSKGCHLVGYFSKEKHCQQKYNVSCIMTMPQYQRQGYGRFLIHFSYLLSREEGQAGTPEKPLSDLGRVSYHAYWKSVILEFLYDHKDKPFTFEEIALTTGMHMNDIAVTFQLLGFVRHVPSNEFVKVGICVDWNRVESHMKKLRSGPRLEIDPECLRWTPLLAPTINPFRSPEEGSGDQDTENDDKEENELKTESENTETEPESIPAKPETSTKHATKETEAPVEVTSSGRRRTRPLKYSESTYQTTPTLGGDGSRKRKREASRKISESVEDDKKEPEATPRRQRSKSVARKSKVQEEVIEEITPRSRRKNVPEPVYASDSQESQESMDTRIEVPTPTVNEVKTKTKKKIAWKGRKRQKVKIATRSSSPSAKKAKVVEQKEEVNVYKTDDFVEQSTETAAVDIQSNATNTQSEKKAVEKDKNSDASSEDSSGEADDEMDVEEGEEKTSVSSKPATPRQIEENSTDHHTSDMELDSIHMDSPKSIAEKDQVIDEAGKDKPEEHTVIENGPDMTSPSDNTDTRTPDETGDLKASETRNGEITSPNKPALDDKDTIVISESDDNNSQSCPLPSPKPSDIAPVIPDEVKEKDMMETDSPSKVIPLVSTENSHIVLDAKGPSENQIRPPVDLIVPRLNQIETIVVEGESDNANSPQTGISPKKHDKTVISESPKQKSPEKMSTETCEQKKCEMRKETVIQHQALDEIKAAEKKSPNKIESIIQNLDPHRDLANSLKKLDPPKMDSYNEIDVRKLQMPITSKDSDNPFRPDMLYTRKDEIVVSRSIIENTIQNYQNSLSSSMTIQPINNSVQLQHSYLNHRPSVSKESQAVQTDKVLIKTSDSSRVNMNNMSESSPVISKSTTKLEVPHPITSPVVSSNSTVIPKIPNVQDINFLPRCQSANAAVNLGVERTDLETNFVNNAMNSLGGSMSIIPTSSQDKIDPNQKPREKSKLRDVRVNSAHSKMEKTEKKGAKNETPRSTPEPKMFFPEQNAPTRKPETSVPTNVINTAAVTSKVETKATEAPKKQDFFKKEKSNANKCDSKTQSVKHDKSCSAQLKAAEQNDLNKMLPKLKYDNELMPKADYTMNQIPTYPTSHAQYPQWPPWDPTRTWDHNRFLDMKNNDKTYLDKFQGFNLPPLDQMQKSPQKLHPKYDQKDFHNIAYGALSSGIYATTGLPHFKETKAPTSKASDCSQKNDCKPTKQSKTTTACQTQCENKKSQSHNTTEAQMKQMMQRQVKQQQEVVTSCADYRQSPQILTSPGCKSFNQNGPCGQEKVEIEKKSRQHSKKDESPKDTSKEEMCEAVSPALQSMGVYTPDSTSNSVHSVQYPACELDMSQISLESPTSIGSDLASPCYNMHPAPSPQYPHSSIHIPSIMSQPNQPPKQQKINNRNRNSNSTTNSGADNKAGVRGTATPPARHRATPPHSATPHGGGVMQGGPGSAGGGGAGYQGGYLSFQQQQQYHTGWAPSCSLAKLQQMADAPQHPPHTPPAPPQFFDFQYGQQSGTPPAGHYHAPKYYAPAHNQLESPRNTRNTTSNLSPMQHVQMGPGSRMSPNLNTHIISQYGLNGYRVTPQQQFNNLPVQMMNVQPGVQYPSPDPRAQQPNVYAYGYINAPPPLTMQTLNSTMRR; encoded by the exons AACTCAAGTCCAGCGGGGGTGCCAGTGTGCGCGGAGTGCCTGGGCACGGAGGCGCGCAATCGGCTGGGCGCAGCGGAGAGCCTCCTCGTGTGTAGCCAGTGCAAGTGCTACGCGCACCCCACCTGCCTCAACTTGCTGGAATACATCAGCTTGACTGTTTTGAAG AGCGTGCGCTGGTGTTGCGGCGAGTGCGCGCGCTGCGTGACGTGCGGCCTGAGCGGCGAGTGGGCGTCGCGCTGCAGCGCCTGTCCGCGCACGGCGCACGCGCGCTGCCGCCTGCCGCCTTGGCGCTGCGAACACTGCGTCGACAAGCCGCACACGCCGAG ACTGACGATGGGTGGAACGCCGAAGAAGAGGAAGCCGAAGACGCCGGCGCGGCGCATCGACTCTGACGACGAGCCCTCCGACG AGGGTAAAAGACTTCCCCCGGGGGTGACGGAGGCGGACGCGGAGCTGTTTTCACAAGCGCGCACGGCCTCGGGCGCGGAGGGCGAGGCCGGGCCCGCGCCGGCGCCGGGCGCGGCGGCTCCTGCGCCCTCGCGATCTCCCTCTGCTATCGAGTTTGGCCAGTGGGAGATCGAGACCTGGTATTCCAGCCCTTTCCCGCAGGAGTATGCCAG GTTGCCAAAGTTATTCCTCTGCGAGTTCTGTTTGAAATACGCGAAGAGTCGAGCCGTTTTAATGAGGCATCTTGACAAGTGTCTGTGGCGCCATCCGCCCGCCACGGAAATCTACCGCTGTGGAGACATCTCCGTGTTCGAAGTGGACGGCAACGCCAACAAGATCTACTGTCAGAACCTCTGCCTGCTCGCCAAACTGTTCTTAGACCACAAGACGCTGTATTACGACGTTGAACCATTCCTCTTTTACGTACTGACCAAGAATGACAGCAAAGGATGCCATCTTGTCGGATACTTCTCTAAAGAAAAGCACTGTCAGCAGAAATACAATGTATCCTGCATAATGACGATGCCACAGTACCAGAGGCAGGGATACGGGAGGTTCCTCATCCATTTTA GTTATTTATTATCAAGAGAAGAAGGACAAGCGGGTACTCCTGAAAAACCTCTATCAGATCTAGGCAGAGTCTCATATCACGCGTATTGGAAATCCGTTATCCTAGAATTCCTTTATGACCACAAAGACAAACCATTTACGTTTGAAGAAATTGCTCTCACAACTGGGATGCATATGAATGATATTGCCGTTACGTTTCAGCTACTAGGCTTCGTGAGACATGTTCCCAGTAATGAATTTGTGAAAGTAGGCATCTGTGTTGACTGGAACAGGGTTGAGAGTCATATGAAAAAGCTAAGGAGTGGACCAAGGCTGGAAATTGATCCTGAGTGCCTAAGGTGGACACCTCTGTTAGCACCTACCATAAATCCATTCAGATCACCTGAAGAGGGTTCTGGGGACCAAGATACTGAAAACGATGATAAGGAGGAGAATGAATTAAAAACTGAGAGTGAGAATACTGAAACTGAGCCAGAAAGTATACCGGCTAAACCTGAAACGAGTACTAAACATGCTACAAAAGAAACTGAAGCACCGGTTGAAGTCACTTCATCTGGTAGAAGAAGAACGCGGCCACTGAAATACAGTGAAAGTACTTATCAAACGACACCAACATTAGGTGGTGATGGTAGTCGGAAAAGGAAACGCGAGGCCAGTAGAAAGATTTCAGAAAGCGTGGAGGATGATAAGAAAGAACCAGAAGCAACACCCAGAAGACAAAGGAGCAAAAGCGTCGCTCGGAAATCTAAAGTCCAAGAAGAGGTTATTGAAGAAATTACTCCAAGAAGCAGGAGGAAAAATGTGCCTGAACCAGTTTATGCCTCAGATAGTCAGGAGAGTCAAGAGAGTATGGATACTCGAATTGAAGTTCCTACACCGACAGTTAATGAAGTCAAGACGAAAACTAAGAAAAAGATTGCATGGAAAGGACGGAAAAGGCAAAAGGTTAAAATTGCGACGAGAAGTAGTTCCCCATCTGCTAAAAAGGCCAAAGTTGTGGAACAAAAAGAGGAAGTCAATGTTTATAAAACTGATGACTTTGTTGAACAGTCTACTGAAACAGCCGCTGTGGACATTCAAAGTAACGCTACAAATACACAAAGTGAGAAAAAGGCAGTGGAAAAGGATAAGAATTCTGATGCAAGTTCTGAAGATTCGTCTGGAGAAGCCGATGACGAGATGGATGTCGAAGAGGGCGAAGAGAAAACAAGCGTCTCGAGCAAGCCTGCAACACCACGACAAATAGAAGAAAACAGTACAGACCATCATACTAGCGATATGGAACTAGACAGCATACACATGGACTCACCCAAATCCATAGCTGAAAAAGATCAAGTTATAGATGAAGCGGGTAAAGACAAACCTGAAGAACATACAGTTATCGAAAACGGTCCTGATATGACCTCACCATCTGACAATACAGACACAAGGACACCTGACGAGACTGGTGATCTAAAAGCGTCAGAAACAAGAAACGGCGAAATAACGTCTCCAAATAAACCAGCACTTGATGATAAAGACACCATCGTCATATCAGAGTCTGATGACAATAACAGTCAGAGCTGCCCTTTACCATCTCCCAAACCCAGTGATATAGCACCAGTGATACCCGATGAGGTCAAAGAAAAAGATATGATGGAGACTGATAGTCCTTCGAAAGTCATACCGTTAGTTTCGACAGAAAATTCTCACATTGTTCTGGATGCGAAAGGCCCATCTGAAAATCAAATCAGGCCCCCTGTAGATCTTATTGTACCGCGTTTAAATCAGATTGAAACCATCGTCGTAGAGGGGGAATCTGATAATGCCAACTCCCCACAAACTGGGATATCTCCAAAGAAGCATGACAAAACAGTCATAAGTGAGTCTCCGAAACAGAAATCGCCTGAGAAAATGTCTACAGAGACGTGCGAGCAGAAAAAGTGCGAAATGAGGAAAGAAACAGTCATCCAACATCAGGCTCTTGATGAAATTAAAGCGGCAGAAAAGAAATCACCAAACAAAATAGAGTCAATCATACAGAACTTGGATCCTCATAGAGACCTCGCTAATAGTCTAAAAAAGCTTGACCCGCCGAAAATGGATTCTTACAACGAAATTGACGTTCGAAAACTACAAATGCCCATCACAAGTAAAGACAGTGACAATCCCTTTCGTCCCGACATGCTGTACACAAGAAAAGATGAAATCGTAGTTTCGCGAAGTATAATCGAAAATACTATACAAAATTATCAGAATTCTCTTAGCAGTTCAATGACTATACAACCGATTAATAACTCAGTACAATTACAACATTCATACTTAAATCATAGGCCCAGTGTGAGCAAAGAATCTCAAGCCGTCCAAACTGATAAGGTGCTGATTAAAACCAGTGATTCCAGCAGAGTTAACATGAATAATATGTCAGAAAGCTCTCCAGTTATAAGTAAAAGCACCACGAAATTGGAAGTTCCACATCCAATAACATCCCCCGTAGTATCATCCAACAGCACAGTTATCCCCAAAATACCAAATGTACAAGATATAAATTTTTTACCGAGATGCCAGAGCGCTAACGCAGCTGTAAACTTGGGCGTGGAAAGAACAGATTTAGAAACTAATTTTGTCAATAACGCTATGAATTCTTTAGGTGGATCCATGAGTATAATTCCAACCTCTTCCCAAGATAAAATTGACCCAAACCAAAAGCCTAGAGAGAAAAGCAAGCTTCGGGACGTAAGAGTCAATTCAGCTCACAGCAAAATGGAGAAAACTGAAAAGAAAGGGGCAAAAAACGAAACCCCGAGAAGCACGCCGGAACCCAAGATGTTTTTTCCTGAACAAAATGCGCCGACGAGGAAGCCAGAAACATCAGTCCCAACAAATGTGATCAACACCGCGGCAGTCACGAGTAAAGTGGAGACGAAAGCAACCGAGGCGCCAAAgaaacaagatttttttaagaaGGAGAAATCAAATGCCAATAAATGCGATTCTAAAACTCAGTCAGTAAAACATGACAAGAGTTGTTCCGCCCAGTTGAAGGCAGCAGAGCAGAATGATTTGAACAAAATGCTGCCGAAATTGAAGTATGATAATGAGTTGATGCCGAAAGCGGATTACACTATGaaccaaatacctacttaccccACATCACACGCGCAATACCCGCAGTGGCCGCCGTGGGATCCTACGCGTACTTGGGACCATAATCGCTTTCTAGATATGAAAAACAACGATAAAACCTATCTAGATAAATTCCAAGGTTTCAACTTACCACCATTGGATCAAATGCAGAAGTCTCCCCAAAAATTGCACCCAAAATACGATCAAAAGGACTTTCATAATATTGCTTATGGGGCATTGTCCAGTGGTATATATGCGACTACTGGTCTCCCGCATTTCAAAGAAACTAAAGCACCAACATCAAAAGCATCTGATTGTTCACAGAAGAACGATTGCAAGCCAACTAAGCAATCAAAGACAACCACCGCGTGTCAAACTCAGTGTGAAAATAAGAAATCTCAATCCCACAACACTACTGAAGCACAGATGAAGCAAATGATGCAACGTCAAGTCAAGCAACAGCAAGAAGTTGTAACCAGTTGCGCAGATTATAGACAAAGCCCTCAAATCTTAACATCCCCTGGTTGCAAATCATTTAACCAAAACGGGCCGTGTGGTCAAGAAAAGGTTGAGATCGAGAAGAAATCTCGGCAACATTCCAAAAAGGATGAGTCCCCGAAAGATACAAGTAAAGAAGAGATGTGTGAAGCTGTCAGCCCCGCGTTGCAGTCTATGGGGGTCTATACCCCTGATTCGACGAGTAATTCAGTACATTCAGTGCAATACCCAGCCTGTGAGCTGGATATGAGTCAAATAAGTCTAGAATCGCCTACCAGTATAGGGTCGGATTTAGCGAGCCCATGTTACAATATGCATCCCGCGCCAAGCCCGCAGTATCCGCACTCGTCAATACACATACCTTCCATCATGAGTCAGCCCAATCAGCCGCCGAAACAGCAGAAGATCAATAATAGGAATAG GAACAGCAACAGCACAACCAACAGCGGCGCGGACAACAAGGCGGGCGTGCGCGGCACCGCCACGCCGCCCGCGCGCCACCGCGCCACGCCGCCGCACTCCGCCACGCCGCACG GTGGGGGCGTGATGCAAGGCGGGCCGGGaagcgcgggcggcggcggcgcgggctaCCAGGGCGGCTACCTGTCCTTTCAGCAGCAGCAACAGTACCACACGGGCTGGGCGCCCTCGTGCTCGCTCGCCAAGCTGCAGCAGATGGCCGACGCGCCGCAGCACCCGCCGCACACCCCGCCCGCACCTCCACAG TTTTTCGATTTCCAGTATGGCCAACAATCCGGCACGCCGCCTGCGGGCCACTACCACGCGCCAAAATACTACGCGCCTGCGCACAACCAACTCGAGTCGCCTCGCAACACCAGAAATACTACCA GTAACCTAAGTCCCATGCAACATGTCCAAATGGGTCCGGGGTCACGGATGTCCCCAAATCTGAATACTCACATCATCAGCCAGTACGGACTGAATGGCTACCGAGTGACCCCTCAGCAGCAGTTTAACAACCTACCCGTTCAAATGATGAACGTACAGCCGGGGGTCCAGTACCCTAGCCCTGACCCCAGGGCTCAGCAACCTAATGTGTACGCGTACGGGTACATTAATGCTCCGCCACCTCTAACCATGCAAACTCTAAACTCTACTATGCGTCGGTAG